From Halorubrum salinarum, the proteins below share one genomic window:
- a CDS encoding 5'-deoxyadenosine deaminase: MLIAGTVVADSETVIPDGAVVVEGNTIAAVGEESALRDRYPDHERRAFDLVAPGLVGGHVHSVQSLGRGIADDAALLDWLFDAVLPMEAAMDAEATRAAAELGYLECLESGTTTVVDHLSVNHADEAFEAAIETGIRARLGKVLMDRDSPDGLLEETDAALAESEALIREYHGAADGRVRYAVTPRFAVTCTEACLRGCRELADRYDGVTIHTHASENEDEIATVEADTGKRNVLWLDEVGLTGPDVTLAHCVHTDEREREVLADTGTVVTHCPSSNMKLASGIAPVQDYLDRGIPVALGNDGPPCNNTLDPFTEMRQASLLGKVDARDPTRLPAATVLEMATENGARAAGFDRLGALREGYRADVIGITTDLTRATPIHDPLSHLVYAAHGDDVTFAMVDGEVRYADGEHVGVDAAAVRERATRHAERVAETAGIDVAEP, encoded by the coding sequence ATGCTGATCGCCGGAACCGTCGTCGCCGACTCCGAGACCGTCATCCCCGACGGCGCCGTCGTCGTCGAGGGGAACACGATCGCCGCGGTCGGCGAGGAGTCCGCCCTCCGCGACCGCTACCCCGACCACGAGCGCCGCGCGTTCGACCTCGTCGCGCCCGGCCTCGTCGGCGGCCACGTCCACTCGGTCCAGTCGCTGGGCCGGGGGATCGCCGACGACGCCGCCCTCCTCGACTGGCTCTTCGACGCCGTCCTCCCGATGGAGGCCGCGATGGACGCCGAGGCGACTCGGGCGGCCGCCGAACTGGGCTACCTGGAGTGTCTCGAATCGGGGACGACGACCGTCGTCGACCACCTCTCGGTGAACCACGCCGACGAGGCGTTCGAGGCCGCGATCGAGACCGGGATCCGCGCGCGGCTCGGGAAGGTGCTGATGGACCGGGACTCCCCCGACGGCCTGCTGGAGGAGACCGACGCCGCGCTCGCCGAGAGCGAGGCCCTCATCCGCGAGTACCACGGCGCCGCCGACGGCCGCGTCCGCTACGCGGTGACGCCGCGGTTCGCCGTCACCTGTACCGAGGCCTGCCTGCGCGGCTGCCGCGAGCTGGCCGACCGCTACGACGGCGTGACGATCCACACCCACGCCAGCGAGAACGAGGACGAGATAGCGACCGTCGAGGCCGACACCGGGAAGCGGAACGTCCTCTGGCTCGACGAGGTCGGGCTGACGGGCCCGGACGTGACGCTCGCGCACTGCGTCCACACCGACGAGCGCGAGCGCGAGGTGCTCGCCGACACCGGAACGGTCGTCACGCACTGCCCCTCCTCGAACATGAAGCTCGCCTCTGGGATCGCCCCGGTCCAGGACTACCTCGACCGCGGGATCCCCGTCGCGCTCGGCAACGACGGCCCGCCGTGTAACAACACGCTCGACCCGTTCACGGAGATGCGGCAGGCGAGCCTCCTCGGCAAGGTCGACGCCCGCGACCCGACGCGCCTCCCGGCCGCGACCGTGCTGGAGATGGCGACCGAGAACGGCGCCCGCGCCGCCGGCTTCGACCGCCTCGGCGCCCTCCGCGAGGGGTACCGCGCCGACGTGATCGGGATCACGACCGACCTGACCCGGGCGACCCCGATCCACGACCCGCTCTCGCACCTGGTGTACGCCGCGCACGGCGACGACGTGACCTTCGCAATGGTCGACGGCGAGGTCCGCTACGCCGACGGCGAGCACGTCGGGGTCGACGCCGCCGCGGTCCGCGAGCGCGCGACGCGACACGCGGAGCGCGTGGCCGAGACGGCTGGCATCGACGTCGCCGAACCGTAG
- a CDS encoding DUF4382 domain-containing protein — MTDPSRTTSGQEEATTGDGRQTAGTADGFRRREVVALGAGASATLLAGCAGDGSLPSSGGSDGSDGSDGSGGSGDSDGSTTLTGDFRLLISDAPADIDDFDRLDVTLDRARVFEAQNGGDDDETESDGDDDGDDDESAENATDVDGGDGESLNGTADQDDGANETADADDDGDESDDGDDSDDGDDSDDADESDEDDRGFTIVDLDGATVDLTRVIEDDAIAVFDGEIPAGSYEKIELDVSAVEGIVDGGEVDVKLPSEKLQITTEFEVTPDEGVDFVFDINVVKRGKNNGYILKPVISGSGVAGRDVDVNEIDDEEGDDEGDDDGEETAADGSDGDGSGGDGSDGGDAPAGNETDDAENGTATGS, encoded by the coding sequence ATGACGGACCCATCGCGAACGACGAGCGGGCAGGAGGAGGCAACGACGGGCGACGGTCGTCAGACGGCCGGGACCGCCGACGGGTTCCGTCGCCGGGAGGTCGTCGCCCTCGGCGCCGGCGCGAGCGCGACGCTGCTCGCCGGCTGTGCCGGCGACGGATCGCTCCCGTCGTCCGGCGGGTCAGACGGATCCGACGGTTCGGACGGCTCCGGCGGGTCGGGCGATTCGGACGGTTCGACGACGCTCACGGGCGACTTCCGGCTCCTGATCAGCGACGCGCCCGCCGATATCGACGACTTCGACCGGTTGGACGTCACCCTCGACCGGGCTCGTGTCTTCGAGGCTCAGAATGGTGGTGACGACGACGAGACCGAATCGGACGGAGATGACGACGGTGACGACGACGAGTCCGCGGAGAACGCCACGGACGTCGACGGCGGCGACGGTGAGTCGCTGAACGGAACGGCGGACCAGGACGACGGGGCAAACGAAACGGCGGACGCGGACGACGACGGGGACGAATCGGATGACGGAGACGACTCGGACGACGGAGACGACTCGGACGACGCGGACGAGTCCGACGAGGACGACCGCGGGTTCACCATCGTCGACCTCGACGGCGCGACGGTCGACCTCACGCGGGTGATCGAGGACGACGCCATCGCCGTCTTCGACGGGGAGATCCCGGCTGGAAGCTACGAGAAGATCGAACTCGACGTCTCCGCGGTGGAGGGGATCGTCGACGGCGGCGAGGTCGACGTGAAGCTCCCGAGCGAGAAGCTCCAGATCACCACCGAGTTCGAGGTCACGCCGGACGAGGGGGTCGACTTCGTCTTCGACATCAACGTCGTCAAGCGCGGGAAGAACAACGGATACATCCTCAAGCCCGTCATCTCGGGCAGCGGCGTCGCGGGTCGCGACGTCGACGTCAACGAGATCGACGACGAGGAAGGTGACGACGAGGGCGACGACGACGGTGAGGAGACGGCTGCGGACGGCTCCGACGGCGACGGCTCGGGCGGTGACGGTTCCGACGGCGGCGACGCTCCCGCCGGTAACGAGACGGACGACGCCGAGAACGGGACCGCGACCGGGAGCTAA
- a CDS encoding uroporphyrinogen-III synthase — protein MSGRADRPRVAVFRPDDERIESAVELLRELGTEPVPDPMLEVEPTGAVPADAPLVVLTSKTGVELAAEAGWEPGDADLAAIGPATAAAAREAGWTVDVVPEEYTSAGLVAALEARVAGERVVVARSDHGSDVLLDGLREAGADVTETVLYRLARPADAGDSAEAAAAGDLDAVAFTSSLTVDNFLAAATDRGVDEAARAGLADAVVGVIGPPTAETARDRGLRVDVVPDEASFEALATAVVDALDEGVGRRD, from the coding sequence GTGAGCGGGCGCGCCGACCGGCCGCGCGTGGCCGTCTTCCGCCCCGACGACGAGCGGATCGAGTCGGCCGTCGAGCTGCTCCGCGAGCTCGGCACGGAGCCGGTGCCGGACCCGATGCTCGAAGTCGAACCGACGGGCGCGGTCCCGGCCGACGCGCCGCTCGTCGTGCTCACGAGCAAGACCGGGGTCGAACTCGCCGCCGAGGCCGGCTGGGAGCCCGGCGACGCCGACCTCGCCGCGATCGGGCCGGCGACCGCCGCGGCCGCCCGCGAGGCCGGTTGGACGGTGGACGTCGTCCCGGAGGAGTACACCTCGGCCGGGCTCGTCGCCGCGCTGGAGGCGCGCGTCGCGGGCGAGCGCGTCGTCGTCGCGCGCTCGGACCACGGGAGCGACGTGCTCCTCGACGGCCTCCGCGAGGCCGGCGCCGACGTGACCGAGACCGTGCTCTACCGGCTCGCGCGGCCGGCCGACGCCGGCGACTCGGCGGAGGCGGCCGCGGCCGGCGACCTCGACGCGGTCGCGTTCACCTCCTCGCTCACGGTCGACAACTTCCTCGCGGCGGCCACCGACCGCGGCGTCGACGAGGCGGCCCGGGCCGGGCTGGCGGACGCGGTCGTCGGCGTCATCGGCCCGCCGACCGCGGAGACGGCCCGCGACCGGGGGCTCCGCGTCGACGTCGTCCCCGACGAGGCGTCGTTCGAGGCGCTCGCGACCGCGGTCGTCGACGCGCTCGACGAGGGAGTTGGCCGGCGAGACTGA
- the cobA gene encoding uroporphyrinogen-III C-methyltransferase: MTDGGATPGEDAEEPPTRRRDDGVGTVFLVGSGPGDTDLLTVKAKRLIESADVVLHDKLPGPEILGEIPEEKREDVGKRAGGEWTPQEYTNRRMVELAREGNRVVRLKGGDPFVFGRGGEEAEHLAAEGIPFEVVPGVTSAIAGPAVAGIPVTHRDHASSVSFVTGHEDPTKEESAVDWEALAATGGTIVVLMGVGKLPAYTAELRDAGLDGDTPVALVERATWPGMRVATGTLDTIVDARDEAGIEPPAITVIGDVAATRDRVVTFLENAGSAPVRSASDGEDEGDASGGEGA, encoded by the coding sequence ATGACTGACGGCGGCGCGACCCCCGGCGAGGACGCCGAGGAGCCGCCGACGCGGCGACGCGACGACGGCGTCGGCACCGTCTTCCTCGTCGGCTCCGGCCCGGGCGACACGGACCTGCTCACCGTCAAGGCGAAGCGCCTGATCGAGTCGGCCGACGTGGTCCTCCACGACAAGCTCCCCGGCCCCGAGATCCTCGGCGAGATCCCCGAGGAGAAGCGGGAGGACGTGGGGAAACGCGCCGGCGGCGAGTGGACGCCCCAGGAGTACACCAACCGGCGCATGGTCGAGCTGGCCCGCGAGGGGAACCGCGTCGTCCGGCTGAAGGGTGGAGACCCGTTCGTCTTCGGCCGCGGCGGCGAGGAGGCCGAGCACCTCGCGGCCGAGGGAATTCCCTTCGAGGTCGTCCCCGGCGTCACCTCGGCCATCGCCGGCCCCGCGGTCGCCGGGATCCCGGTGACCCACCGCGACCACGCCTCCTCCGTCTCATTCGTCACCGGCCACGAGGACCCGACGAAGGAGGAGTCGGCCGTCGACTGGGAGGCGCTCGCGGCGACCGGCGGGACCATCGTCGTGCTGATGGGCGTCGGGAAGCTGCCGGCGTACACCGCGGAACTCCGCGACGCCGGCCTCGACGGCGACACGCCCGTCGCCCTCGTCGAGCGCGCCACCTGGCCCGGCATGCGCGTCGCGACCGGCACGCTCGACACCATCGTCGACGCCCGCGACGAGGCGGGGATCGAGCCGCCGGCGATCACCGTGATCGGCGACGTGGCCGCGACCCGCGACCGCGTCGTGACCTTCCTCGAGAACGCCGGCTCGGCGCCCGTTCGGTCGGCGAGCGACGGCGAGGACGAGGGCGACGCGAGCGGCGGTGAGGGGGCGTGA
- the hemC gene encoding hydroxymethylbilane synthase: MTETLRLATRGSDLALRQAETVREALSSRRRDVELRQVETRGDQIPDELIHRLGKTGAFVRALDEEVLGGDADLAVHSLKDLPTEEMADLVVAGVPERAPSGDVLVHPDGLGIEDLPSGAVVGTGSLRRGAQIRAARPDLTVEPIRGNVDTRLEKLLAPGLQAEHERRLIASGEENALTAEGGGEGDADGEDAAGEGAEDDAGDEVDEEFERSVEEWFDSLSDLERAAMERKVETEYDAVVLAEAGLRRSNLFHEVETTRLPREEFVPAAGQGAIAVTASDPDVVEAVRDAVDHPRTRVAVTVERTVLGELNGGCVAPIGVAAMVQGEHVHVRARVLSTDGTEEVAGTRDLPIRSHATAAAEFAADLADRGADDLIAEAREEAETDD, from the coding sequence ATGACCGAAACGCTCAGGCTCGCGACCCGCGGGTCGGACCTGGCCCTCCGGCAGGCCGAGACCGTCCGCGAGGCGCTGTCGAGCCGGCGCCGCGACGTGGAGCTCCGGCAGGTGGAGACGCGCGGCGACCAGATCCCCGACGAACTGATCCACCGGCTCGGGAAGACGGGCGCGTTCGTGCGCGCCCTCGACGAGGAGGTGCTCGGCGGCGACGCCGACCTCGCGGTCCACTCGCTGAAGGACCTCCCGACCGAGGAGATGGCGGACCTCGTCGTCGCGGGCGTCCCCGAGCGCGCCCCCTCCGGCGACGTGCTCGTCCACCCGGACGGGCTGGGCATCGAGGACCTCCCGTCGGGCGCCGTCGTGGGGACTGGCTCGCTCCGCCGGGGCGCGCAGATCCGCGCGGCCCGCCCGGACCTCACCGTCGAGCCGATCCGCGGCAACGTCGACACGCGGCTGGAGAAGCTGCTCGCGCCCGGCCTCCAGGCGGAACACGAGCGCCGACTGATCGCGTCGGGCGAGGAGAACGCGCTGACCGCCGAGGGGGGCGGCGAGGGCGACGCGGACGGCGAGGACGCCGCCGGAGAGGGTGCGGAAGACGACGCGGGCGACGAGGTCGACGAGGAGTTCGAGCGCAGCGTCGAGGAGTGGTTCGACTCGCTGTCCGACCTCGAACGCGCGGCGATGGAGCGCAAGGTCGAGACGGAGTACGACGCGGTCGTGCTCGCCGAGGCGGGGCTACGCCGCTCGAACCTCTTCCACGAGGTGGAGACGACGCGGCTCCCGCGCGAGGAGTTCGTCCCCGCGGCCGGCCAGGGCGCCATCGCGGTCACCGCGAGCGACCCGGACGTGGTCGAGGCGGTCCGCGACGCGGTCGACCACCCGCGGACCCGCGTGGCGGTCACCGTCGAGCGGACGGTCCTCGGCGAGCTCAACGGCGGCTGCGTCGCGCCGATCGGCGTCGCCGCGATGGTCCAGGGCGAGCACGTCCACGTCCGCGCGCGGGTGCTCTCGACGGACGGCACCGAGGAGGTGGCCGGGACCCGCGACCTGCCCATCCGGTCGCACGCGACCGCGGCGGCCGAGTTCGCCGCGGACCTCGCCGACCGCGGCGCCGACGACCTGATCGCCGAGGCGCGCGAGGAGGCGGAGACCGATGACTGA
- a CDS encoding beta-ribofuranosylaminobenzene 5'-phosphate synthase family protein yields MARASVGARLHFGFCNLSLSHERLYGALGVGLAAPRAVVDAEPASAVRVTVDETAGTPAESTESAVAVRDDVRGYATAAADLLGVDGARVAVRESLPRHAGLGSGTRLAAATLAAVAAAHGEPPRVRERAPALGRGGRSGVGVATFEDGGFVLDAGHPTARFTTDRPADGEWTVPPVAARHRVPDDWRFLLVEPDADAGRSGPAEDDAMRAAVERADPALADRIGGIVTRRVLPAVATGDAEAFGAAVAEIGRLNGAWYADEQGGVYRPPVGAVVDSLSGAASVFGAGQSSWGPTVYGVTDAARADAALAAGESALDRAGVDGEVSVVRASNDGARIDAAGGTDPLSADPERGNTKPRGDGA; encoded by the coding sequence ATGGCACGCGCGAGCGTCGGGGCCCGGCTCCACTTCGGCTTCTGTAACCTCAGCCTCTCCCACGAGCGGCTGTACGGCGCCCTCGGCGTCGGGCTCGCGGCGCCCCGCGCGGTCGTCGACGCGGAGCCGGCCTCGGCGGTCCGCGTGACGGTCGACGAGACCGCGGGGACCCCCGCCGAGTCGACCGAATCCGCCGTGGCGGTGCGCGACGACGTCCGCGGGTACGCGACCGCGGCCGCCGACCTGCTCGGCGTCGACGGCGCCCGGGTCGCGGTCCGCGAGTCGCTCCCGCGGCACGCCGGCCTCGGCAGCGGGACGCGGCTGGCGGCGGCGACGCTCGCCGCTGTCGCGGCCGCTCACGGCGAGCCGCCCCGGGTCCGCGAGCGCGCCCCGGCCCTCGGCCGCGGCGGGCGCTCCGGCGTGGGCGTCGCGACGTTCGAGGACGGGGGGTTCGTCCTCGACGCCGGGCACCCGACGGCGCGCTTCACCACCGACCGCCCCGCCGACGGCGAGTGGACCGTCCCGCCGGTGGCCGCCCGCCACCGAGTCCCCGACGACTGGCGGTTCCTGCTCGTCGAGCCCGACGCGGACGCCGGCCGGAGCGGGCCGGCCGAGGACGACGCGATGCGCGCCGCGGTCGAGCGCGCGGACCCGGCCCTCGCCGACCGGATCGGCGGGATCGTCACCCGGCGCGTTCTCCCCGCGGTCGCGACGGGCGACGCGGAGGCGTTCGGGGCCGCGGTCGCGGAGATCGGCCGGCTCAACGGCGCGTGGTACGCCGACGAGCAGGGCGGCGTGTACCGGCCGCCCGTCGGCGCGGTCGTCGACTCGCTGTCGGGCGCCGCGTCCGTGTTCGGCGCCGGGCAGTCCTCGTGGGGACCGACCGTCTACGGCGTCACCGACGCGGCCCGCGCGGACGCGGCGCTGGCGGCGGGCGAGAGCGCGCTCGATCGGGCCGGCGTCGACGGCGAGGTGTCGGTCGTCCGGGCGTCGAACGACGGGGCGCGGATCGACGCGGCGGGCGGGACGGACCCCCTGTCGGCCGACCCGGAGAGGGGTAACACTAAGCCCCGCGGCGACGGGGCGTAA
- a CDS encoding RAD55 family ATPase, translating to MSSVPFGVARLDSILGGGAPSGSVVLLAGEAGAGAREFAYTSAAMNSLAHADEELFDLYYGDVDDGAALPESVHYLSFTADTEAITREMGYTMADEIVDAAVDGISFRDLSPEYFQLSPVPRDWYETETASITELGDRGEYEDVLTAFGDYLSEHGERSLVCIDSVTDLVSMVSDDTDWSDVAMVMKGLKKAAYEWDALVLVLVNSEALRDREFGTLMDAAGGTLQFSWESGGSQRARTMFVREFRGVLSRLEAENIVRFETEIHEGGFDISDVRKIR from the coding sequence ATGTCCAGTGTTCCGTTCGGGGTCGCGCGCCTCGACTCCATCCTCGGCGGCGGGGCGCCGTCCGGCAGCGTCGTGCTGCTCGCCGGCGAGGCGGGCGCCGGCGCCCGGGAGTTCGCGTACACCAGCGCGGCGATGAACTCGCTGGCGCACGCCGACGAGGAGTTGTTCGACCTCTACTACGGCGACGTCGACGACGGCGCGGCCCTGCCCGAGTCGGTCCACTACCTCTCCTTTACCGCCGACACGGAGGCGATCACCCGGGAGATGGGGTACACGATGGCCGACGAGATCGTCGACGCGGCGGTCGACGGGATCTCCTTCCGGGACCTCTCGCCGGAATACTTCCAGCTGTCGCCCGTGCCGCGCGACTGGTACGAGACGGAGACGGCGTCGATCACCGAGCTCGGCGACCGCGGGGAGTACGAGGACGTGCTCACCGCCTTCGGCGACTACCTCTCCGAGCACGGCGAGCGGAGCCTCGTCTGTATCGACTCCGTCACCGACCTCGTCTCGATGGTCTCCGACGACACCGACTGGAGCGACGTCGCCATGGTGATGAAGGGACTGAAGAAGGCGGCCTACGAGTGGGACGCCTTAGTCCTCGTGTTGGTGAACTCCGAGGCGCTCCGCGACCGCGAGTTCGGCACCCTGATGGACGCCGCGGGCGGGACCCTCCAGTTCTCGTGGGAGAGCGGCGGCTCCCAGCGCGCCCGGACGATGTTCGTCCGCGAGTTCCGCGGCGTGCTTTCGCGGCTGGAGGCCGAGAACATCGTCCGCTTCGAGACCGAGATCCACGAGGGCGGCTTCGACATCAGCGACGTGCGGAAGATCCGGTAG
- a CDS encoding AAA family ATPase yields the protein MSDHDPATAALDAAAEDAGVSREELLKRALVALAESEGIDVPDAEEVAAVEARLDDLDAELDEKVTDLRQRFVDLYREVESLDAGGDGAGDAAAARIDDLADELEEVAARLDRLDAAVADAPSADRVDELRDRLDALDDRVDELDAVRDRVDEFGDRLDDVDGRVDAVDGRVDDVDDRLDGVEADLDAISADDLSDIDDKLSRVANAVVRVKRRLDAAERDRADRERLDALTRTANRHGVRAADCDHCGGGVELGLLSAPECPHCGRRFEDLEPNTGFLGTSKLLVGDRPAIDGDVADGASGDETSGARGRTSTAASDGGADGDRR from the coding sequence ATGAGCGACCACGACCCGGCGACGGCCGCCCTCGACGCCGCGGCCGAGGACGCCGGCGTGAGCCGCGAGGAGCTCCTCAAGCGCGCGCTCGTCGCGCTCGCGGAGTCCGAGGGGATCGACGTCCCCGACGCCGAGGAGGTGGCGGCGGTCGAGGCCCGCCTCGACGACCTCGACGCCGAGCTCGACGAGAAGGTCACCGACCTCCGCCAGCGGTTCGTCGACCTCTACCGCGAGGTCGAGTCGCTCGACGCCGGCGGGGACGGCGCGGGGGACGCGGCCGCGGCGCGGATCGACGACCTCGCCGACGAGCTGGAGGAGGTCGCGGCCCGGCTCGACCGCCTCGACGCGGCCGTCGCCGACGCGCCGAGCGCGGACCGCGTCGACGAGCTCCGCGACCGACTGGACGCGCTCGACGACCGGGTCGACGAGCTGGACGCCGTCCGCGACCGGGTGGACGAGTTCGGGGACCGCCTCGACGATGTGGACGGGCGGGTCGATGCGGTGGACGGCCGGGTCGACGACGTGGACGACCGCCTCGACGGCGTCGAAGCGGACCTCGACGCGATATCCGCGGACGACCTGTCCGACATCGACGACAAGCTCTCGCGGGTCGCGAACGCGGTCGTCAGGGTCAAGCGCCGGCTCGACGCGGCGGAGCGCGACCGCGCCGACCGCGAGCGCCTCGACGCGCTGACGCGCACGGCGAACCGGCACGGGGTGCGGGCGGCCGACTGCGACCACTGCGGCGGGGGCGTCGAGCTGGGACTGCTGTCGGCCCCCGAGTGCCCCCACTGCGGGCGCCGGTTCGAGGACCTGGAGCCGAACACCGGCTTCCTCGGTACGTCGAAGCTCCTCGTCGGGGACCGGCCCGCCATCGACGGCGATGTCGCGGACGGCGCCAGCGGCGACGAAACGAGCGGGGCGAGGGGCCGGACGAGCACCGCCGCGAGCGACGGCGGAGCGGACGGTGACCGCCGATGA
- a CDS encoding putative sulfate/molybdate transporter, translating to MGGFGFEGRRSVELGPGAVTGAIGDSITVIPLVVALALLTDVSLPHALAAFGAFQVVWGVRYGLPVSVEPMKALAALAIAGALTYAELALAGVVLGVVLLAIGRTGTLAYVERWIGEPVVRGVQFAVGLVLLETGLGLAVEDPLVALAGVAVAGGVALAGHGKASTLAVAAVGVATALVVAGVPTPRLPGAPPTPAFGAALTRAAFDGAVAQLAMTIGNAALATSLLFSDLLDAEVTPDELSTSMGVTNLIAVPLGGVPMCHGCDGVAGKYAFGARTGGANVVLGVGYLVAALFATPALIAAFPLAMLGALLAIVAVSLARNVTDSDNRALSVGIGLLALATNLGVAFLVGIAVHLATERVGG from the coding sequence GTGGGAGGGTTCGGTTTCGAGGGGCGTCGGTCCGTCGAGCTCGGTCCGGGAGCGGTCACCGGGGCGATAGGGGATTCGATTACGGTGATCCCGCTCGTCGTCGCGCTGGCGCTGCTGACGGATGTCTCGCTGCCCCACGCGCTCGCCGCGTTCGGCGCGTTCCAGGTCGTCTGGGGGGTCCGGTACGGACTGCCGGTGTCCGTGGAGCCGATGAAGGCGCTCGCCGCGCTCGCCATCGCCGGCGCGCTCACGTACGCCGAACTCGCGCTCGCGGGGGTGGTACTCGGCGTCGTCCTCCTCGCTATCGGACGCACCGGCACGCTCGCGTACGTCGAGCGGTGGATCGGCGAGCCGGTCGTCCGCGGCGTCCAGTTCGCGGTGGGCCTCGTCCTCCTGGAGACGGGACTCGGTCTCGCGGTCGAGGACCCGCTCGTCGCGCTCGCCGGGGTCGCGGTCGCCGGCGGGGTCGCGCTCGCGGGCCACGGGAAGGCGAGCACGCTGGCCGTCGCCGCCGTCGGCGTCGCGACCGCCCTCGTCGTCGCCGGCGTGCCGACGCCCCGCCTTCCCGGTGCGCCGCCGACGCCGGCGTTCGGGGCGGCGCTCACGCGGGCGGCGTTCGACGGTGCGGTCGCGCAGCTGGCGATGACCATCGGCAACGCCGCGCTGGCGACCTCCCTCCTCTTCTCGGACCTGCTCGACGCGGAGGTGACGCCCGACGAGCTGTCGACGAGCATGGGCGTGACGAACCTGATCGCCGTGCCGCTCGGCGGCGTCCCCATGTGTCACGGCTGCGACGGGGTGGCCGGCAAGTACGCCTTCGGCGCGCGCACCGGCGGCGCGAACGTCGTGCTCGGCGTCGGCTACCTCGTCGCCGCCCTCTTCGCCACGCCCGCGCTGATCGCGGCGTTCCCGCTGGCGATGCTCGGCGCGCTCCTCGCGATCGTCGCCGTCTCCCTCGCGCGCAACGTCACCGACTCCGACAACCGTGCGCTCTCGGTCGGGATCGGCCTCCTCGCGTTGGCGACGAACCTCGGCGTCGCGTTCCTCGTCGGGATAGCAGTCCACCTCGCGACAGAACGAGTCGGCGGATAA
- a CDS encoding transcription factor S, with translation MQFCDDCGSMMVSRDGEMVCQNDDCGATTERDEALAAEFESTTEQTGDEVIETEEGASFEGKPTADDVVCDECGHGEAWYTIKQTGAADEPPTRFFKCKECGHRWRGYS, from the coding sequence ATGCAGTTCTGTGACGACTGCGGCTCGATGATGGTCTCTCGCGACGGGGAGATGGTGTGTCAGAACGACGACTGCGGCGCCACGACCGAGCGCGACGAGGCGCTCGCCGCCGAGTTCGAGTCGACGACCGAACAGACCGGCGACGAGGTGATCGAGACGGAGGAGGGCGCGAGCTTCGAGGGGAAGCCCACCGCCGACGACGTCGTCTGCGACGAGTGCGGCCACGGCGAGGCGTGGTACACGATCAAACAGACCGGCGCCGCCGACGAGCCGCCGACGCGCTTTTTCAAGTGTAAGGAGTGCGGCCACCGCTGGCGCGGGTACAGCTGA